The following proteins are encoded in a genomic region of Sorangiineae bacterium MSr12523:
- a CDS encoding M18 family aminopeptidase, which produces MDILKDLLAFLRNSPTPYHAVESAATRLTSAGFRALLETDSWADLAPGKYFVSHGESALVAFIIPAARNVSGFRLVGAHTDSPNLRLKPKPEYKKEGYAQLGVEVYGGALLNSWLDRDLSLAGRVLVRTEGKLESKLVRFDRPLCRVPQLAIHLDRDVSDKGLVLNKQEHLAPIIGLADGTSADIAELCARELHIEKANIVATDLMLYDIVPPTVGGADGEFLFSARLDNQAMCHAAIVALIDAAENADKQAVVPLAVLFDHEEVGSESATGAGSAFLARDLERIALGLGKSIDEMHRTFAGSLCVSADMAHAVHPNYVERHEARHRPALNGGPVIKVNSQQRYATSAKTAALFHELCRAADVPVQSYAHRTDLPCGSTIGPITAAKLGIPTVDVGNPMLSMHSIRELGGTKDPERMTKVLTRFYAVTDY; this is translated from the coding sequence ATGGACATCCTGAAGGATTTGCTGGCCTTTCTGCGAAATTCGCCAACGCCGTACCATGCCGTGGAGAGCGCTGCGACGCGGCTGACCAGCGCAGGATTTCGGGCCTTGCTCGAGACCGATTCCTGGGCGGATCTCGCACCCGGCAAGTACTTCGTGAGCCATGGGGAGAGCGCGCTGGTGGCCTTCATCATTCCCGCCGCGCGGAATGTGAGCGGCTTTCGCTTGGTGGGCGCGCACACGGACAGCCCGAACCTGCGGCTGAAGCCGAAACCCGAGTACAAGAAAGAGGGTTACGCGCAGCTTGGCGTGGAAGTCTACGGCGGTGCGCTGCTGAATTCGTGGCTCGATCGGGATCTCTCGCTGGCCGGGCGCGTGCTGGTGCGCACGGAGGGAAAGCTCGAGTCGAAGCTGGTGCGCTTCGACCGGCCTTTGTGCCGTGTTCCGCAATTGGCCATTCACCTGGATCGCGACGTCAGCGACAAGGGGCTGGTGCTGAACAAGCAGGAGCATCTCGCGCCGATCATCGGATTGGCCGATGGCACGAGCGCGGATATCGCGGAGCTGTGCGCGCGCGAGCTGCACATCGAGAAGGCGAACATCGTGGCGACGGATCTGATGCTGTACGACATTGTGCCGCCCACCGTGGGCGGTGCCGACGGCGAGTTCCTCTTTTCCGCGCGATTGGACAACCAGGCGATGTGCCACGCGGCCATCGTCGCGCTCATCGATGCCGCCGAGAACGCGGACAAGCAGGCGGTGGTGCCGCTGGCGGTGCTCTTCGACCATGAAGAGGTGGGCAGCGAAAGCGCGACGGGCGCGGGTTCGGCCTTTTTGGCGCGCGATCTCGAGCGCATCGCGCTCGGTCTGGGCAAGTCGATCGACGAGATGCACCGCACCTTCGCGGGCTCACTCTGCGTGTCGGCGGACATGGCCCACGCGGTTCATCCGAACTACGTCGAACGCCACGAGGCACGCCACCGCCCCGCCCTCAACGGCGGCCCGGTCATCAAGGTGAATTCGCAACAGCGTTACGCCACATCGGCGAAAACCGCTGCGCTGTTCCACGAGCTTTGCCGCGCCGCCGACGTCCCCGTCCAAAGCTACGCGCACCGCACGGACCTCCCCTGCGGCTCCACCATCGGCCCCATCACCGCGGCCAAACTGGGCATCCCCACCGTCGACGTGGGCAACCCCATGCTGAGCATGCACTCCATCCGCGAACTGGGCGGCACCAAAGACCCCGAGCGCATGACCAAAGTGCTAACCCGCTTTTACGCAGTCACGGATTATTGA
- a CDS encoding lipid-transfer protein: MSKRVNVIGVGMVKFAKPGASEDYNVMASKAARAALEDAKVKYEDIEQAFAGYVYGDSTCGQRAIYEVGLTGIPVFNVNNNCSTGSTALMLGRQAIDAGAHCVLVVGFEQMEKGALGSKFTDRVNPLEQHAGVMSRVQGVNQAPFAAQMFGGAGREYRWKYGTKKETFGKVSEKARKHASKNPYALFNEVLSLEEIMASQEVFDPLTRFQCCPPTCGAAAAVLCSDEFAKKNGIAKPVYIAAQAMTTDYASSFGDSMIKMVGYDMAVKCAEKVYEQAGLGPKDVDVVELHDCFTANEVLTYEALGLCKEGEAEKFIWEGQNTYGGKYVTNPSGGLLSKGHPLGATGLAQCTELVWQLRGQADQRQVPDAKVALQHNLGLGGACVITMYRRD, encoded by the coding sequence ATGAGCAAGCGCGTGAATGTCATCGGCGTGGGGATGGTCAAGTTCGCCAAGCCGGGCGCCAGCGAGGATTACAACGTCATGGCCTCCAAGGCGGCGCGCGCTGCCCTCGAGGACGCCAAGGTCAAATACGAGGACATCGAGCAGGCCTTTGCCGGCTACGTGTACGGCGACAGCACCTGCGGACAGCGGGCCATTTACGAAGTTGGCCTGACCGGAATTCCGGTTTTCAACGTGAACAACAATTGCTCCACCGGCTCGACGGCGCTCATGTTGGGCCGTCAGGCCATCGACGCGGGCGCGCATTGCGTGCTCGTGGTCGGGTTCGAGCAAATGGAGAAGGGCGCCCTCGGGTCGAAGTTCACCGATCGGGTCAATCCGCTGGAGCAACACGCGGGCGTGATGTCGCGCGTCCAAGGCGTGAACCAAGCGCCGTTTGCCGCGCAGATGTTCGGCGGCGCGGGGCGCGAATACCGGTGGAAGTACGGGACGAAGAAGGAGACGTTCGGCAAGGTCAGCGAAAAGGCGCGCAAGCACGCGAGCAAGAATCCGTATGCCCTCTTCAACGAGGTGCTTTCGCTGGAAGAGATCATGGCCTCGCAAGAGGTCTTCGATCCGCTGACCCGCTTCCAATGTTGCCCGCCCACGTGTGGTGCGGCGGCGGCCGTTCTGTGCTCCGATGAGTTCGCGAAGAAGAACGGGATCGCCAAGCCGGTGTACATCGCGGCGCAGGCGATGACCACGGATTATGCCTCGAGCTTCGGCGACAGCATGATCAAGATGGTCGGCTACGACATGGCGGTGAAGTGCGCCGAGAAGGTGTACGAGCAAGCCGGCCTGGGCCCCAAGGACGTGGACGTGGTGGAGCTGCACGACTGCTTCACGGCCAACGAGGTGCTCACGTACGAAGCACTCGGCCTCTGCAAGGAGGGGGAGGCGGAGAAGTTCATCTGGGAAGGGCAGAACACGTACGGCGGAAAATACGTGACGAATCCGTCGGGCGGGCTCCTCTCCAAGGGTCATCCGCTCGGCGCCACCGGACTTGCACAGTGCACGGAATTGGTGTGGCAGCTTCGCGGGCAAGCCGATCAGCGCCAGGTGCCCGACGCCAAGGTCGCGCTTCAGCACAATCTAGGATTGGGCGGCGCTTGCGTCATTACGATGTATCGACGAGATTAG
- a CDS encoding enoyl-[acyl-carrier-protein] reductase, which produces MLKIDLTGRRALVAGVADDGGFGFAIAKALAQAGAKVCVGTWPPALGIFQTLLRRGKMDESRKFADGSLLEFEKIYALDAAFDTLESAPAEVRENKRYKEQGDFSIAGLAAQLTADFGEQPLDIVVHSLANGPEVKKPLLETSRAGYLEAVGVSAYSMVSMVAKFAPLMKKDGSFVSLTYMASERVIPGYGGGMSSAKAALESDTRVLAYEAGRKYGVRVNTISAGPWASRAASAIGIIDAMVEYASNNSPLTDPMTAEDVGNAAAFLVSPLAAGITGTTLYVDKGYHTMGKATDARYAPPGDPGRNA; this is translated from the coding sequence ATGCTCAAGATCGATCTGACGGGGCGCAGGGCGCTGGTGGCAGGGGTGGCAGACGATGGCGGCTTCGGGTTTGCCATCGCCAAAGCGCTGGCGCAGGCCGGCGCCAAGGTTTGCGTGGGCACGTGGCCGCCCGCGCTCGGGATCTTTCAGACGCTCCTGCGGCGCGGCAAGATGGACGAGTCGCGCAAGTTTGCCGACGGCTCGTTGCTCGAGTTCGAGAAGATCTACGCGCTCGATGCGGCCTTCGACACGCTCGAGAGCGCGCCCGCCGAGGTGCGCGAGAACAAGCGCTACAAGGAGCAGGGCGACTTCTCCATCGCGGGCTTGGCCGCGCAGCTCACGGCCGACTTCGGCGAGCAACCGCTCGACATCGTGGTGCACTCGCTGGCCAATGGGCCCGAGGTGAAGAAGCCGCTGCTCGAGACGAGCCGCGCGGGCTACCTCGAAGCCGTCGGTGTGAGCGCCTACTCGATGGTGTCGATGGTCGCGAAGTTCGCGCCGCTGATGAAGAAGGACGGCTCCTTCGTGTCGCTCACGTACATGGCCAGCGAGCGCGTGATCCCCGGCTACGGCGGCGGAATGTCCTCGGCCAAGGCCGCGCTCGAAAGCGATACACGCGTGCTCGCCTACGAGGCGGGCCGCAAATACGGCGTGCGCGTGAACACGATTTCCGCGGGGCCGTGGGCTTCGCGCGCGGCGAGCGCCATCGGCATCATCGATGCGATGGTCGAATATGCCTCGAACAATTCGCCATTGACCGATCCCATGACGGCCGAGGATGTCGGCAACGCGGCGGCCTTCCTCGTGAGCCCGCTCGCCGCGGGCATCACCGGCACGACGCTGTATGTCGACAAGGGCTACCACACGATGGGCAAGGCCACCGACGCACGTTACGCTCCGCCGGGCGATCCCGGTCGCAATGCTTAA
- a CDS encoding serine/threonine protein kinase, translating into MSDSAQRYRVIEKLESGGMAEVFRAESEGLQGFKKQVAIKRVLPHLSEKKKFISMFLDEARLSAHLSHSNCVQVFDIGVGDNAYFIVMEFVDGANLKTIAESLKKQGKQFPVPAAVLIAHEICKGLSYAHELCDPNGNPLNIVHRDMSPPNVLITKYGEVKIVDFGLAKANSQLEKSEPGIIKGKFSYLSPEAALGQDVDHRTDIFAVGIILWELLAGQRLFLGETDFQTVKKVQQAVIPSVSQYNRHVRPDLERIVNRILARDPSLRYQSARELGRDLANCMFRLAEPVSSFDIETLVHVAVRDKQRIRPPQPSIIDKLIEEALFEFTSLKDDDRSAPESKHSSPKAAPLNLGDFEDPSRWMTEINTGEFPGTGAPLSGGLPGDALSEGNLSALEDLEEPPRPPTPIPRQPRYPLPPRPRSGSGGGTGGGTGGGFGGGPSGTMRMSALPPMDSPLVTTPTPPNVASSGPSHLHPAVAGGPSAIAMKKPTSTATVGIVVVLAALMATGVAWFAHLIPHL; encoded by the coding sequence ATGTCGGATTCCGCGCAGCGCTATCGCGTCATCGAGAAACTCGAGTCGGGCGGGATGGCAGAAGTCTTCCGTGCGGAGAGCGAGGGCCTGCAGGGCTTCAAGAAGCAGGTCGCCATCAAGCGCGTTCTGCCGCACCTGTCCGAGAAGAAGAAGTTCATCTCGATGTTCCTCGATGAGGCGCGTCTTTCGGCGCACCTGTCGCATTCGAACTGCGTTCAGGTCTTCGACATCGGCGTGGGCGACAACGCCTACTTCATCGTCATGGAGTTCGTCGACGGGGCGAACTTGAAGACCATCGCGGAATCGCTGAAGAAACAGGGGAAGCAGTTCCCCGTGCCGGCGGCCGTCTTGATCGCCCACGAGATTTGCAAGGGACTCAGCTACGCGCACGAGCTCTGCGATCCCAACGGCAACCCGCTCAACATCGTCCACCGGGACATGTCCCCGCCGAACGTGCTCATCACGAAGTACGGCGAGGTCAAAATCGTGGACTTTGGTCTCGCCAAGGCCAACTCCCAGCTCGAAAAATCCGAGCCCGGCATCATCAAAGGCAAATTCAGCTACCTGTCGCCCGAGGCCGCCCTTGGCCAGGATGTCGACCATCGGACGGACATCTTCGCGGTCGGCATCATCCTCTGGGAGCTTTTGGCCGGGCAGCGTCTCTTCTTGGGCGAGACGGATTTTCAGACGGTCAAAAAAGTCCAGCAGGCCGTGATCCCCTCGGTCAGCCAGTACAACCGCCACGTGCGGCCGGACTTGGAGCGGATCGTCAACCGCATCTTGGCGCGCGATCCGTCGCTGCGTTACCAGTCCGCGCGCGAGCTCGGGCGAGACCTTGCAAACTGCATGTTTCGCCTCGCCGAGCCCGTGAGCTCCTTCGACATCGAGACGCTCGTGCACGTCGCCGTGCGCGACAAGCAGCGCATTCGCCCGCCCCAGCCCTCGATCATCGACAAGCTCATCGAGGAGGCGCTCTTCGAATTCACCTCGCTCAAAGACGACGATCGCAGCGCGCCCGAGTCGAAGCACTCGAGCCCCAAGGCTGCGCCGCTCAACTTGGGCGACTTCGAGGATCCGTCGCGTTGGATGACCGAGATCAACACCGGGGAATTTCCCGGTACCGGAGCGCCTTTGAGCGGCGGGCTTCCGGGCGACGCGCTCAGTGAGGGGAATCTCTCCGCGCTGGAAGATCTGGAGGAGCCGCCGCGCCCGCCGACGCCGATTCCGCGTCAGCCGCGGTATCCCCTGCCTCCGCGTCCTCGAAGTGGCAGCGGAGGAGGAACCGGTGGAGGGACGGGCGGCGGCTTCGGCGGTGGCCCGTCGGGCACGATGCGCATGTCCGCGCTTCCGCCCATGGATTCACCGCTGGTGACCACACCAACGCCTCCCAACGTCGCGTCTTCGGGGCCGTCGCATTTGCATCCTGCGGTGGCGGGCGGTCCGTCGGCCATCGCCATGAAAAAGCCGACCAGCACGGCCACCGTCGGCATCGTGGTGGTGCTCGCTGCGCTCATGGCGACGGGCGTCGCTTGGTTCGCGCACCTGATCCCGCATTTGTAG
- a CDS encoding AraC family transcriptional regulator yields the protein MARQGLSSIAFKRGRPGCTLLSSEPLGWGSLLVRSYREPEVQDDPVRVPPMAAHHIVMVSAGQLHLEQRDVDGGDWERFDVGVGDIFITPAMSPTYDVQWRTLSERPVESIHLHLEPGLLEDMAADVLDLPPERLHISTRNGVRDSVIQSVALELCQSLQSPDSMDRLYVDSASRMVAAQVLRHHVEPGRPPIKDTRGGLSPSRVRRVTEFIVTNLSQSLDLESLAAQAELSPFHFARAFKQSTGETPHGYVLRQRIETAMNLLRRTHKSIAEVALEVGFANQSHFTTQFRKITGRTPREYRRG from the coding sequence ATGGCTCGGCAGGGACTGTCCTCCATCGCCTTCAAGAGGGGGCGCCCGGGTTGCACCCTCCTCAGCAGTGAGCCGCTTGGCTGGGGGAGCCTTCTCGTGCGCTCCTATCGCGAACCGGAGGTGCAGGATGATCCGGTGCGCGTGCCACCGATGGCCGCGCACCACATCGTGATGGTCTCCGCGGGCCAGTTGCACCTCGAGCAGCGCGACGTCGATGGCGGCGATTGGGAGCGCTTCGACGTGGGCGTGGGCGACATCTTCATCACGCCGGCCATGTCCCCCACGTACGACGTGCAATGGCGCACCCTCAGCGAGCGGCCCGTCGAGAGCATCCATCTTCACTTGGAGCCGGGGCTGCTCGAGGACATGGCGGCCGACGTGCTGGATCTCCCGCCCGAGCGGCTGCACATCAGCACGCGCAATGGAGTTCGCGATTCGGTGATTCAAAGCGTCGCCTTGGAGCTGTGCCAATCCCTCCAATCGCCGGATTCGATGGACCGGCTCTACGTCGACTCCGCGTCGCGCATGGTGGCCGCCCAGGTACTTCGCCACCACGTCGAGCCTGGCCGGCCACCCATCAAAGACACGCGCGGTGGACTCTCCCCATCACGCGTGCGCCGCGTGACGGAATTCATCGTGACCAATCTCTCGCAGAGTCTCGATTTGGAATCGCTGGCCGCCCAAGCGGAATTGAGCCCATTCCACTTCGCACGCGCCTTCAAGCAATCCACGGGCGAAACGCCCCACGGCTACGTGCTAAGGCAGCGCATCGAGACGGCGATGAATCTGCTGCGCCGAACCCACAAATCCATCGCCGAGGTCGCACTCGAAGTGGGGTTTGCGAACCAAAGCCACTTTACGACGCAATTTCGCAAGATTACGGGCCGTACTCCAAGGGAATACCGGCGGGGATAG
- a CDS encoding SDR family NAD(P)-dependent oxidoreductase gives MANELRFDGKVVIITGAGNGLGRSHALLFGSRGAKVVVNDLGGGHTGEGKSSAAADKVVEEIKALGGEAVANYDSVEDGAKIVQTALDHFKRVDIVVNNAGILRDVSFPKMTQEDWDLIYRVHVLGAFRVTHAAWPYLRDQGYGRVIMTASAAGIYGNFGQANYSMAKLGVAGFASTLAIEGKKKNVHVNTIAPIAGSRMTETVLPPELIASLKPEYVTPLVAWLCHEDCEETGGLFEVGGGFFGKLRWERTKGKTFRVGRVITPETVKSSWGPITSFEETEHPATVVQSMAPILANVQAGPSLGGNEFVDVDLALGSELPTIESSYTERDVALYALGIGAAKDPLDAKDLQLVYELHGEGFHTFPTFGVAPALGAVLQLMKEGKQAPGLNYGFDRVLHGEQYTEIKRPLPSNAKLVHKARIKDIFDKGKFALVVTEIKSYDESGEELIVNEMTTFVRGAGGFGGSRGPGGDPYVPPERAPDAVVTEPIPENQALLYRLSGDWNPLHADPNFAQAFGFQKPILHGLCTFGYVGRHVVRSFAPNGDPRYFRSIKVRFADSVFPGETLVTEMWKQELSEDDKAKGIGARIIFQAKVKEREKVVISRAAIELYEKIPQPKPAAAAAKKEAPKGEAAPAGVQPTSADVFQAIGKYLEANAQLASKIQTVFRFVLTDPASAWTIDLKNGSGTVSADASSAADTTLELKDSDFMDMCTGKADAQKLYFGGKLKISGNVMASQKLEFLKKLDPNLVLEVVKARAGGASAAAASQPSAAQPAPPKASEAAAIFGKLKELVAKDKRLVDEVGAVLQFRIQDPDAAWVVDLKGGAVKEGTDAAATTVLTLKDADLVALVKGTEQPQSLYQKGALRVDGDVRAAQRIGFLRQLT, from the coding sequence ATGGCGAACGAGCTGAGGTTCGATGGAAAGGTCGTGATCATCACCGGGGCGGGCAACGGGCTCGGGCGTTCGCATGCCCTCCTGTTCGGCAGTCGCGGCGCAAAGGTCGTCGTCAACGACTTGGGTGGAGGCCACACGGGCGAAGGCAAGAGCTCCGCCGCGGCCGACAAAGTCGTGGAGGAGATCAAAGCGCTCGGCGGCGAAGCCGTTGCCAACTACGACTCGGTGGAGGACGGCGCGAAGATCGTGCAGACCGCGCTGGATCACTTCAAGCGCGTGGACATCGTGGTGAACAACGCCGGCATCCTGCGCGACGTCAGCTTCCCCAAGATGACCCAGGAGGATTGGGACCTCATCTATCGCGTGCACGTTCTCGGTGCCTTCCGGGTGACGCATGCCGCCTGGCCGTATCTGCGCGATCAGGGCTACGGCCGCGTGATCATGACGGCATCGGCCGCGGGCATTTATGGCAACTTCGGCCAGGCCAATTATTCGATGGCCAAGCTGGGGGTGGCCGGTTTCGCGAGCACGTTGGCCATCGAGGGCAAGAAGAAGAACGTGCACGTCAACACCATCGCGCCCATCGCCGGGTCGCGCATGACGGAGACGGTGCTTCCGCCCGAGTTGATCGCGTCGCTCAAGCCCGAGTACGTGACCCCGCTCGTGGCGTGGCTGTGCCACGAGGACTGTGAGGAGACCGGCGGCCTTTTCGAGGTGGGCGGTGGCTTCTTCGGAAAGCTGCGCTGGGAGCGCACCAAGGGCAAGACCTTCCGCGTCGGCCGCGTCATCACGCCGGAAACGGTGAAGTCGTCGTGGGGCCCGATTACCTCCTTCGAGGAGACGGAGCATCCGGCCACGGTCGTGCAGTCCATGGCGCCGATTCTGGCCAACGTGCAGGCGGGGCCGAGCCTGGGCGGCAATGAATTCGTCGATGTGGACTTGGCCTTGGGTTCCGAGCTGCCGACGATCGAGTCGTCGTACACGGAGCGGGACGTGGCGCTGTATGCGCTGGGCATCGGTGCGGCGAAGGATCCGTTGGACGCGAAGGATCTGCAGCTCGTCTACGAGCTTCACGGCGAAGGATTCCACACCTTTCCGACCTTCGGCGTGGCACCCGCGCTGGGGGCCGTGTTGCAGTTGATGAAGGAAGGAAAGCAGGCGCCGGGCCTGAATTACGGTTTCGACCGCGTGCTGCATGGCGAGCAGTACACCGAAATCAAGCGGCCGTTGCCCTCGAATGCCAAGTTGGTGCACAAGGCGCGCATCAAGGACATCTTCGACAAAGGGAAGTTTGCCCTCGTCGTGACCGAGATCAAAAGCTACGACGAAAGCGGCGAGGAGCTCATCGTCAACGAGATGACCACGTTCGTGCGGGGGGCCGGTGGCTTCGGCGGCAGCCGCGGGCCGGGCGGCGATCCCTACGTACCGCCGGAGCGCGCGCCCGATGCCGTGGTGACGGAGCCGATCCCCGAGAACCAGGCCTTGTTGTACCGGCTTTCGGGCGATTGGAATCCGCTGCATGCGGACCCGAATTTCGCGCAGGCGTTCGGCTTCCAAAAGCCGATTTTGCATGGCCTCTGCACCTTCGGGTACGTGGGGCGGCACGTGGTGCGGTCGTTCGCACCGAACGGCGATCCACGGTATTTCCGTAGCATCAAGGTGCGCTTCGCGGATTCGGTCTTTCCGGGCGAGACGCTGGTCACCGAGATGTGGAAGCAGGAGCTCTCGGAGGACGACAAGGCCAAAGGAATTGGCGCGCGCATCATCTTCCAGGCCAAGGTGAAGGAGCGCGAGAAGGTGGTCATCAGCCGCGCGGCCATCGAGTTGTACGAGAAGATCCCGCAGCCGAAGCCGGCGGCGGCTGCTGCGAAGAAAGAGGCTCCGAAGGGCGAGGCGGCACCTGCCGGCGTACAACCGACGAGTGCGGACGTGTTCCAGGCGATTGGGAAATACCTGGAGGCCAATGCCCAATTGGCGTCGAAAATTCAGACCGTGTTCCGCTTCGTGCTCACGGATCCCGCGAGTGCGTGGACCATCGATTTGAAGAATGGGTCGGGGACCGTGTCGGCGGATGCGTCGTCGGCGGCGGATACGACGCTCGAGTTGAAGGACTCGGACTTCATGGATATGTGCACCGGCAAGGCCGATGCGCAGAAGTTGTACTTCGGTGGGAAGCTGAAGATTTCCGGCAATGTGATGGCTTCGCAGAAGCTGGAATTCTTGAAGAAGCTGGATCCCAACTTGGTGCTGGAGGTGGTGAAGGCTCGGGCGGGTGGAGCTTCGGCGGCCGCCGCATCGCAACCCTCCGCCGCGCAACCCGCACCCCCAAAGGCGTCGGAGGCCGCCGCCATCTTTGGGAAATTGAAGGAGCTGGTGGCGAAGGACAAGCGGCTCGTCGACGAGGTCGGGGCGGTGCTGCAGTTCCGCATTCAGGATCCGGATGCGGCATGGGTGGTCGACTTGAAAGGCGGCGCGGTCAAGGAAGGAACGGATGCCGCGGCCACCACGGTACTGACCTTGAAGGATGCGGATTTGGTGGCCTTGGTGAAGGGCACGGAGCAGCCGCAATCGCTTTATCAAAAGGGTGCGTTGCGCGTGGATGGCGACGTGCGGGCGGCGCAGCGGATTGGGTTCTTGAGGCAGTTGACGTGA
- a CDS encoding DCC1-like thiol-disulfide oxidoreductase family protein yields MTERALPPRIILFDGVCGFCDALVQWLVRVDRARALRYAPIQGETAARLRAMHPEIPAGVDTVIFVDEGTVHLRSRGILASMGYLPRPWRWARFLRWIPRAFSDAVYRLVARFRYRIFGKLEVCRVPSPEERELFLP; encoded by the coding sequence GTGACCGAACGCGCTCTTCCGCCCCGCATCATCTTGTTCGACGGCGTCTGCGGCTTCTGCGACGCCCTCGTCCAGTGGCTCGTGCGCGTCGATCGCGCACGGGCCCTGAGGTACGCGCCCATTCAGGGCGAAACGGCGGCCCGCTTGCGGGCGATGCACCCGGAGATCCCAGCTGGGGTCGACACCGTGATCTTCGTCGACGAAGGCACCGTGCATCTGCGCTCGCGCGGGATCCTCGCGAGCATGGGATACCTGCCGCGCCCGTGGCGCTGGGCGCGGTTTCTCCGGTGGATCCCGCGCGCGTTTTCGGACGCGGTGTATCGGCTGGTGGCCCGCTTTCGGTACCGCATCTTCGGCAAGCTGGAGGTGTGCCGGGTGCCGAGCCCCGAGGAGCGCGAGCTGTTTCTGCCGTGA
- a CDS encoding aldo/keto reductase, with the protein MMRYVLLGKSGLKVSELCLGAMTFGTEWGWGADDEVSRTVYRAFRDAGGNFIDTADIYTNGASERIVGACIREERDRVVLATKFTCSMDNENLNSSGNSRKTIVRAVEASLRRLGTDYIDLYWLHAWSFTTPIDEVMRALDDLVRQGKILYVGVSDTPAWIISRANTLAELRGWTSFIATQIEYNLVERSVERELLPMARALDIGVLAWSPLASGILTGKYNAKKDPKPAGSRHAAAPLAQMSERALRIADVVQEVARETGHEPAAIALAWLRAQGAMPIIGARNPSQLASNLKCLEVKLDDAHLARLEEVSRIEMGFPHDILGTSGRLVHGGFYPRFDHPNRARHGMTERIHAALLK; encoded by the coding sequence ATGATGCGGTACGTACTTCTCGGAAAAAGCGGTCTCAAGGTGTCGGAGCTATGCCTTGGAGCGATGACCTTCGGCACGGAGTGGGGGTGGGGCGCCGACGACGAGGTGAGCCGCACCGTGTACCGAGCGTTCCGCGACGCGGGTGGCAATTTCATCGATACGGCGGACATCTACACCAATGGCGCGAGCGAACGCATCGTCGGTGCGTGCATCCGCGAGGAACGCGATCGTGTGGTGCTCGCGACGAAGTTCACGTGTTCGATGGACAATGAGAATCTCAACTCGAGCGGCAACTCGCGAAAGACCATCGTTCGCGCCGTGGAGGCGAGCCTGCGCCGTCTGGGTACCGATTACATCGATCTCTATTGGCTTCACGCGTGGTCGTTCACCACGCCCATCGACGAGGTGATGCGCGCGCTCGACGATTTGGTCCGGCAGGGCAAGATTCTCTACGTCGGCGTGTCCGATACGCCCGCCTGGATCATCAGCCGCGCCAACACGCTGGCCGAACTGCGCGGGTGGACGAGCTTCATCGCCACGCAGATCGAATACAACTTGGTCGAGCGGAGCGTGGAGCGCGAGCTCCTGCCCATGGCCCGCGCGCTGGACATCGGCGTCCTCGCCTGGAGCCCGCTCGCGAGCGGCATTTTGACGGGGAAGTACAATGCGAAAAAGGACCCCAAGCCCGCGGGCTCGCGGCATGCGGCCGCGCCGCTCGCGCAGATGAGCGAGCGCGCACTGCGCATCGCCGACGTCGTTCAGGAAGTGGCACGCGAGACGGGGCACGAGCCTGCGGCCATCGCGCTGGCCTGGCTGCGCGCACAAGGTGCCATGCCCATCATCGGCGCGCGCAACCCGTCGCAGCTCGCGTCCAATTTGAAGTGCCTCGAGGTGAAGCTCGACGACGCGCACCTGGCGCGCCTCGAGGAGGTATCGCGCATCGAGATGGGCTTCCCCCACGACATCCTCGGCACCTCGGGCCGCCTCGTTCACGGCGGCTTCTACCCGCGTTTCGATCATCCAAACCGCGCGCGCCACGGCATGACGGAGCGCATCCACGCGGCGCTCCTCAAGTAA